Part of the Fundidesulfovibrio magnetotacticus genome, CCGCCTGGAGAACACCGTGCAGAACCTGCAGATCCAGGCCGAAAACCTGCAGGCCGCCGAGTCGCAGATCTCGGACGTGGACGTGGCCGAGGAGATGACGAGCTTCGTGCGCTCGCAGATCCTCACCCAGTCCGCCATCGCCATGCTC contains:
- a CDS encoding flagellin, which produces RLENTVQNLQIQAENLQAAESQISDVDVAEEMTSFVRSQILTQSAIAMLSQANSLPKMAMQLLG